The sequence below is a genomic window from Coffea arabica cultivar ET-39 chromosome 8e, Coffea Arabica ET-39 HiFi, whole genome shotgun sequence.
ACATCgtcaatcctcaattgaatgtGTTTGGGCTATGGGCATATGATTCAACAACAGCACTCGCAATGGCAATAGAGGAAGCAGGAGTTTCAAACATTGGCTTTGATCAAATGTCAGATATCTCAGGGAACACTACAGACCTTGAAAGTTTTGGTGTATCTAGAAATGGTCCTAAGCTTTTGCAGGCAATGTTAGGCACAGCATTTCAAGGCCTAAGCGGAGACTTCATTATAGTTGATGGACAACTTGAATCTCCAGTTTATGACATAGTAAACGTCATTGGTAATGGCATAAAAGAAATTGGCTTCTGGACTGCAGATAAAGGAATTGTTAGGCAGATAAACCCTATAACTATAAAGAAACTGGGAACTATACTGTGGCCAGGTGACACTGCAACGCCTCCTAAGGGCTGGGCAATTCCAAAAAATGGGAAGAAGTTGAGGGTTGGTGTACCAGTGAATGCTCGATTTAGTCAACTTGTAAAGGTTACAAGAAACTCCCAGACAAATACAACCATGGTCGAAGGATATTGCATTGATATATTTGATGCAGTAATGGCTTTGTTACCATATGCTATCCCTTACGAGTATGTTCCTTTTGCAACATCAGATGGTATGAGTGCTGGAAATTACGATGACTTGGCGTACCAAGTCTATTTAGGGGTAATGTCTCTCTCCCTCTTATACTAGTAATACATTTTTATTTCAGGCAACATAGAGATATCCATTTTGGTTGAACATAGACAACTACTTTTAAGAAGTTTTTTCTACAAACAAACCACATAGTCTTGTATGCTTACTCACTCTAGTTTACAGACATATTAAATATGGAtgtcaattttcaatttatgaTGCTGCTGCTAAAGAAACAACAATGGTGAAAGACATCTATCAAAATTTACAACCTTTTGAAGTTTCGTCAACCTTTTCCACAAGAGCCACACACTGAACCATGCAAAGCATCATATAATAACATATCACGTTTGCTAATAGTTATAGCTTGTCTGCTAAGTTCATGAAAGGCCAGAGTCCTGAATTGTACTTCATGTTCCTCTACTAGAATTTTGATGCAGTCGCTGGAGACATAGCAATCACAGCAAACAGGTCGCTGTATGTTGACTTTTCTTTGGCATATACTGAGTCTGGGATAGCGATGATTgttcccacagacaaccaaagTAGAAATACATGGATATTTTTGAAGCCACTAACTTGGGATCTTTGGCTGACAAGTTTTTTAGCTTTTATCGCTATTGGTCTTCTTATTTGGGTTCTTGAACATAGAATAAATGATGAATTCAAGGGACCGCCTTTGCATCAAATTGGCATGATCCTCTGGTTCTCCTTCTCTACCTTGGTTTTTGCACATAGTAAGTTTTCATCCTTctccacattttttttttcacatagtAGCATGTAATATTCTACTATGAAGAGGATGTATCACTTTCCTTCTTCCCTGTATTTTGGTAGTTTTGGTTTGTAATAATATTCATGCCCTATTGTCTTTACTTGGTAACTCCACatcttttagaaaaaaaaattcatgaaattgTAGGGAAATCAACGTGTTTCTAAACTTACAAAATCATGTAATCTTGACTTTTGTGTTGGGTGTTTACTGAAATTTCTTCTGTTGTTTATTTATCTGTTTTTCATAGAGGAGAAAATAGTAAGTAATTTGGCCAGGTTCGTGCTGGTCATCTGGTTCCTAGTTGTGTTTGTACTTACCCAGAGCTATACAGCCAGCCTTACAACAAGGTTAACAGTACAACAACTCCAACCAACTATAAGAAGTGTAGATGAGCTCATCAAGACCAGGGCGTATGTTGGTTACCAAAATGTTTCGTATCTTTCAAAAAATCTGCTTCAAATGTTACCAAAACATATGTTGGTTACCAACATGTATTCATAATGCAAGAATTATTCTTTGTTTACATATTGGTCGCATTGTATAAAACTTTCTTTGTTAAAGTGGTCCTTCATATTTGATTAAATTATTTGTGGTTATGTAACGGTCCTTccttgtttcattttcttttgtttttcaagtCCATTTTCTATTATCCCTCTCTTCGTCCTACTAGCTTCCCACCCAACCCTGCTAGTTCTCGCAACCTACTATGTATGTAAAAGCCAAGCCCTATAGCCAATTATCTTACAGATTTGTATGAGCCAAGAAGGTGAACATAAGTTATTTGAGTCCGTTAATATCTTGATGGGgtgttgaaaaaaaagaatatttgtggAGGTTAATTCGATAATTATTTGAGAATTGATTGACTATTCTCAACTTAAAGACTTGCTTGATGGAGGATTTGTACTATACTCTTGAACACTTGTCAAATTTCttattattgtgtttgaaaattGGGTCAGAGCAAGAAAACGATAGAGTCAGTTTTTTGTTCATCTTTTCTCGCTGTGTAGAATTAATTATTAATAAGCTTTTGTATCAAGCATTTCCATGTGTTGTGCTGCTGAATTCTTGGTTTAGGAGTTGatcttgattatttttataaatgGTAAATTGCATTTACTGCCCTGTGATTTAGCGATTTTTCACATAACCATTCATAGTTTAGACTAAAGCGTCAAAATGAAGGAAATGATTCTCTGTAATAGAACCCATAAAAATGTtaaaattatccttgtttgaaaATTCAAGTGGTTAAAGTGATTACAATATATAAACATATTATACATGACACTTTAACCCGGTATGcctttatattttaccatataaccccccgtcccccttatgattttatattttaccatattacCCCCTTATAATTTAGTACTTTACTATAACCCTTTTATGGTTTTCAAAATACATGTATAGTCTCtcgtggttaataaataattttcaacttcatATAGGGGTACTTTTGACATTTCAGTGAACTCCGTTATGGAATGTAGAGTTTGTCATtttaacactttaatccaaactataaggaggttatgtataacttttgaaagcaTAGAGAGGTTACGTGAAAAATTGCAAAACTAAAGGTGGTAAAGTgttttttgcccttttataaATGATGGAAGCATCAACAATTACTAAAATCACAAACACATATTTTTACAGTAGTCTCGCTATAAGTCTATAACAAACAAGAAGCAGTTTTCCAGAGCATCTTCAAGAGTTTACCCTGGGACTACATTGctaaaatttttattagtcTTGTCTGCTTCACATGATATTCGGCATCCATCATATTCCCAAATCACTCACCTTGAGTTTCACTTGTCACCCATCATTGTTCTGCCCCATCACCAACCTTTGCATGACCCCTGGATACCGAAGGCATCCTTCGGGTGATCTCTAGTTCCCATGAGGTAGAGATGATGGCCTCTATCCACGTTTTTTCCTCCATCTTCTTTTGTAACATCACTTAATTCTGTATCCAATTTGATCCTTGTATGATGATGCAACCAATAAAGTATTTCCGGCttaaaaacaaccaaaaaaatcAAGGATAGTATAGGAACTACAGCCAGGTccaaagagaaacaaaaaactTCTGTCAAATAGGGGTGAGAAACAATTTTCCATTATCTTGGGGAGCAAAATAGAATTGGTCAATTTCTCCTAAAATTAAAACCCATTGCAACACTTTGTTCTTCAtatccaattaaaaaaaaaatcctagaaCTAATTGCCATTCTCCTCAGAACATCCTACCTTACAGTAGGAAGAAGTAATTTTCAGTTCAAACTCATtagaaaatcttttttttttacagctaacctttaaattttattttctcacaTAATGAAGAATTTCATTTTCTTGGGATATTTTGTGGTTTTAGTACTATTTGAGACATTAATGTTGTGAATTAAGCATATTTGTACGTAATTAGCCATGATATTTTGAGAACAAGTCTCTTTCTTTCTCAAATATGAACCCACTTTTTTTGCATTCTAAATTAGCTACTACTCAAAGATGATTACAGGGAACGAGAACAAGATTTGTTTAGGAAATGCAATCTAGACATCCATTTATGCAACTTAGATCCAAGCAAATGGCTAATAAAGTTACATTGCAATTGAGGGTTGGTTTAGCATGTTACAGATTAAGCAGCCTCAATAACTAAAGTAGTAGTCTATGCTAATATAAAGAGATCAGACTTTATATTGTAATCTCATCTTGGCACTCTATTACttcaaaagaaatttttattaagtattTCACTATCTAAGATccctttttgttaatttttagaATGTGgttcattttctattttatgtTGTTTGCTATCAGCACTCATGGTACTCTGGatcaacttttctctttttaaacAGAATACATGTTATATGATATGGACTAAATGTGTGACAATAATACCATTGATAATATATAGTGGTACCCTCTATTGTCGAAACAACTTGGAGATTCCACGAAGAACCTCTAAATAGTGTTGgttagaggtggcaatttggattgaaattcatttatccatccatataatccataattaaatggatttggattatccatttatggtattggttttaaatggttgaccaaagtaaaaccattaaattaaatggatttatatggaTTATCCACGAAAACCACATATATCCATTTAtttaaaaaccaaataaaagtaGCCAATCATAATCAAAACTTGCAAGCAAGAAATATATGACAGTGTAGACTGTGTAGTCCCCCATGCTCCCCAATCATGCGGCGGACCGCATCAACAAACTCAATTTGGGAACCCCCCCTTTTTGGTCCCCCACCATAACCTTCCCTCCTATTCCTAGCTGGGTTCCCTCACTGTTTCTTTAATTTAAacccaaaaaatttttcaatcaCTGGTTGTATTTGAAAgaatattataaattttttgtgACATGACGtgtatgagataaaaaaaattaaaaattatatttatgatataGGTTAAataacatttgaaaattttatttataaattacGGTAACCAAATTAGACCAATTGTTCTTAAATTAGACCAAAATACTACCTAAATTCTTAAATGAAAAATCTAAGTATTTTGCCATCTTTCTCATCCAACTACACCTAAAATTTACAAGTACATAAAAAAGTATCTTCATATTACAAGAAAtggtaatacaaaaaaaaaagtaaccaaaatatttaaatggattataaatggataattggtttttatttaatccatttagatccatccatttagatccatttattaaatggatctaaatggattggataaatttcatccaccatccattaagtcaaaaccaattatgaacCATTTATCCATATTGCCACATCTAGTGTTGGTAAGACGGCTTTGTTCAAAGGATGCTCAACAACTATTAAGAGGTAGGGAAATGAACAATATGACATTCATCATCAGGTGTGAAAGAGGTGGAACAAGTCACTGAAATGATAATCCAACATACAAGAAACACGAAGTTCTCCATGCGCATGATTGGCTACCCATTTGTGATTTTCAGTAAGAGAAAAGTTTAAGGGGCATGGAAAATTAAATAGAGATTGAGTTTATCTCATAACCATGAACCATGAAATCACATGTATGTTCATCCTTATTGTCCTCATCCTACTCGAGCATATTTGTTAATCATCATAAAGATGACTACGGAAGCTGTCTTTTGGAAAAGAATCCATATTTTTAAGCAATTGCTCAAACAATTTATGATGCAAggataaacaaataaacaaagatTGTTTGGCTAGGCATACAATAATTCGGCCAGTATTGGAAGAAAACAGTCAAGAAGAGTTTGCTTATGATATTGACCATCATTGACATACTAAATCAGGCCTAATAATCCTAAAAGTTTTCATATTATTGTTTAGCTGCttttttttaatcacatttagggcctgtttggcaccctaattttttaccaaattttttagctactaattttttaacaacttttattACAGAAACCCAAAAaaccttttcaaaattttttacttacacacttcaaaaatacacaaaaaatttcccaaaaacttttcttcctcCCTCACCCAACCACCACACCAGCCACCACCCCCACCACCTCTCTTGGGGCACTGTCATTGTTACTACCCCCACGCCCCATGCCcccgcccaaaaaaaaaaaaaaaaaaccttgctCTTTCTCTGTCAATGCCTACACAAACGCTAGCTAGCCACACCTCCCCAGTTCCCTTCTGATCAATTCGTGATTTTTGGGTATTCAGGTTGGGTTGGGTTTCTTGGGGGAAGAATGGGGGGTTTGTCCGGCGGCTCTCCCCTTTTGCTCCTGATCCCCTGCCATAAACACTCATTTGttgtcttttttttaaaaaaaaaaaaacacaaatttcaattattaCACTAGCTACTTGCTGATAATATTGCACGAAACCGGTAAGGAAGGGAAAAAGGAGATGCAGGCTTGGCGGAGGGTGGCGGAGGAGGGAGAGGGGAAGAGTGGAGGGGgggagggagagaaaaagctcaaaaaaaaaattaatgcatAGCTGCCGGCCAGATCGCATGAGAGGGAAGGGAAAGGGGAGGGGCGGCGGGGGGAAGGGGAACGTGAGAGGGAAGGTCCCGACCAGATCGCGTCGGGGGAGAGGGAGGGTGGCTGGGGAGGGGAGGAAATGGGAGGGGAGGGGCGGCGGGGGAAGgaaggggagggggaggggaggggcggcgggggagggagagggctggggaggggaggagagggggagagggaggggTGGCGGAGGAGGGAGAAGGGaacagaaaaaaataaaaaataaaaaaaggaatcaCCTGGAAGTCTCTGCCATGGACGTCTCGGGAGGGGGAACAGGGAAGGGAAGGGGGTgggagaaggagaagaaagggaggaaggTGGGGCCCGCTCTCCTTGGGGTTGGGGGACTAGTCGGGTGTAGGCCCGGATACCCCcaactgacaaaaaaaaaaaaaaaaaaaaaaaagaaagggaggaaggaaaagaaaaaagaaag
It includes:
- the LOC113704726 gene encoding glutamate receptor 2.2, which encodes MPKKLKHLKVHPFLLSFPQILWVLILPSQIVSAQKNTTIPVNVGVVLDMDTWIGKMGLSCISMALSDFYSSHSDYKTRIVLNNRDSKKDVVGAAAAALDLLKNTDVQAIMGPVSSVQAEFINDLGDKAHVPIISFSATSTFLSPLSSPYFIRATQNDSSQVKAISSIVKAFGWREVVPIYVDNQLGEGILPFLTDAFDKINTRIPYRSVIPSLATDEQIVAELHKLMTIQTRVFIVHLLPSLGSRLFAKAKQLGMMAAGYAWICTDAITDELNSIDPSIIDTMQGVLGVRPHVPNTAELQSFIKRWKLKFQQSNPDIVNPQLNVFGLWAYDSTTALAMAIEEAGVSNIGFDQMSDISGNTTDLESFGVSRNGPKLLQAMLGTAFQGLSGDFIIVDGQLESPVYDIVNVIGNGIKEIGFWTADKGIVRQINPITIKKLGTILWPGDTATPPKGWAIPKNGKKLRVGVPVNARFSQLVKVTRNSQTNTTMVEGYCIDIFDAVMALLPYAIPYEYVPFATSDGMSAGNYDDLAYQVYLGNFDAVAGDIAITANRSLYVDFSLAYTESGIAMIVPTDNQSRNTWIFLKPLTWDLWLTSFLAFIAIGLLIWVLEHRINDEFKGPPLHQIGMILWFSFSTLVFAHKEKIVSNLARFVLVIWFLVVFVLTQSYTASLTTRLTVQQLQPTIRSVDELIKTRAYVGYQNVSYLSKNLLQMLPKHMLVTNMYS